CCAGGGTGTTTCCGAAGCCTTTGCCTCATGCCGCACCCCTTGTCCAGAAAGGAGAATTGTGTTTTGGGTCGAAGGTGGCTACAGCCCGGGAAGACACCATTTCCGAGGGAGGAATCGATGCTTCACGTGACCGCCATGCCCCTGGGGCCCCTGGATACCAACTGCTATGTCCTGCACTCCGACCGCGAGGCCGTGGTCATCGACCCGGGCGGGGACGCCGACGAGATCCTGTCCTTTCTCTCCTCCAGAAAGCTCGCCCTGCACAGCGTTCTCAACACGCATCTGCACTTCGATCACATCCAGGGCAACGCCGACCTGGTGGCGGCCGCGGGCGTGACGGTCATGGCCAATCCCAAGGACGCCTATCTCATGCAGACGGAGCTCGGCGGGGGCGGCATGATGGGGTTTCCCCGCACGCCTCCCTTCGAGATCACCCCGCTGGAGGAGGGCGAACTGCCCCTTTTGGGCACGACGTGCCGTGTCCTGGCAACCCCCGGTCACAGCCCGGGCAGCCTGTCCTTCTACTTCGAGACGATCGGGGCCGTCTTCGTCGGCGACCTGATCTTCTACCGCTCCGTGGGGCGCACCGATTTTCCCGGCAGCTCCGAGAGGGAGCTCATGCGTTCCGTGCGCACCAAGATTTTCACCCTGCCCGAGGACACCGTGATCTATCCCGGCCACGGGCCCGAGACCACGGTGCGGCAGGAACGGCTCAACAACCCATTTTTCACCGAGTTCACCCACTAGGGAGGACCGCATGATTCCCGAAGGCGAACACGATTTCCGGGACAAGTGCTGACACGTGGGTTCCGATGCCAGTTGGTATCTGCGTTTCA
This genomic interval from Desulfomicrobium escambiense DSM 10707 contains the following:
- a CDS encoding MBL fold metallo-hydrolase, which produces MLHVTAMPLGPLDTNCYVLHSDREAVVIDPGGDADEILSFLSSRKLALHSVLNTHLHFDHIQGNADLVAAAGVTVMANPKDAYLMQTELGGGGMMGFPRTPPFEITPLEEGELPLLGTTCRVLATPGHSPGSLSFYFETIGAVFVGDLIFYRSVGRTDFPGSSERELMRSVRTKIFTLPEDTVIYPGHGPETTVRQERLNNPFFTEFTH